In the Halictus rubicundus isolate RS-2024b chromosome 12, iyHalRubi1_principal, whole genome shotgun sequence genome, TACACATCACATAATGTTGTCGTCAAAAAGTTTATTTTCTCATACAACCATTttagccataaatgcataaaatccgcagtttagtggTCAACGATTATCAACTTACCGTGTTCTATAATTTCGACTAAACTCTTCAGATGCGGCAGTATAGCGCATCCCATAAGAATAGCAATTTGTTGGACTATCTTGATACCTGTGTGACGCGCTTGCCACGACTTTTTACTACGACACACAGCTTTAAGGAATGGCAACAACGAGGGGATTCCCAACGCTGACGCTACGACAGCGAAAGCTCTTGCTGTCGTGTTACGCACGTATTCGTCGATATTGTCGATATCCGGTCTCATCGTGGAAATCATCGTCGCCAATCCGGCCGCTTTCGCCAGATTCGATATAATTTCTCTACCCTCTACACGCGCATAGTAGTCTTCGTCAATCAACAGTGGTTCGATAACCACCAGAATCTGAAATACAAGTTTTACGTTTATAAATATCAGGTATCAttagacagcgaattttatgcatttatggcaaacaaGGTAAGTGCAAATCGAAATGGTACAAAAActgaaagaatttaaaagtaccAATGTACTGTTTTGAGCTTTTTGAAGTtattaaagaaggaaagaaatttctgcttgGCGCCAATTCCTTGGCATGATAGTTTACAGGTAAAACAGACTTTCGAAACTCACTTTGTGTACGTAAGGTCTGACCAAGTCGTCCAGTTTGTACAAAATACGGTCGATGACCTTTACGAGAAGATGCCGCTCTTGATCCTCCAGCGTGGGGGACATCAGGAGCGGAAGTATTTGATTAAACAACGGACCGGCACCAAATTCTCTAGCCTTGTCAGTGATCTGTCTGAGAGCCGCTTTCCTCATCGGCGGTGtaccatttttaattttcagaagGAGCTTCATAatcttcctctctttctgcTCTTCAGGGCTGAGCGTTTCCTCGTCCACGTCGACCAACAATTTGTCAAAATATTGTGCGTCCTCGGGCTTCATGAAAGGTAGATTACCTTTCGGTTGATTGTCTACAAATTTCGCAGTTTTGTCCTCCGTTTGAATGAAGAAACCTTGCGGAGTGCCAGCGATCGGAGTCGGTGTCGCAGTCAGCTTCCTCGCGGGTGTACGAATCGGTATGTACCCTGCCGGTGGCTGAAGAACTTTGTATCCAGGTGGAAACAGAGCATCCAATTCGTCGTCGGAAAGGGGTCTGTTTCTTTCGTCGATTTCCCGCTCCCAACGGTAAGCTTGAAGCTGTTCCGGTGTCATCGACATTAAATGTCCTGGCGTGGGAGTTGCCAATCCCATGGCCTTCGGTCCAGTCGGTGTCACTCCGCTCGGTGTCAAGATAGATGTCTGGTGGGGTGTTGTTAATGGCGTTGCTGGAGTTTGTGGAGTCATGGATCCAGGCGTTTGATTCGAGGGTGTCTCGTCCCATCGACTTCGACGTTTGCTAGCAGACGGTGTCGGCGTCTCTTGGATCAAATCTCCCGCGACACGGTCGGTCCTTGGTGTCTCGGCCCAACCACTACTGTGTCCAGGTGTTTCTGTCGATTCGCAACATGTTATTCTGATTaaaagtgtgtgccatcaattacgAAACTGTAGCAAAAGAGTCATTGAATCTTTCATATAATCCTTTTATCACTCTTGGTAGTAATGCAGACTTACCGCGTTCAGTTTTTGGCGTTTCATCCCAACGATTTCTTCGGCTCGAAACAGTTTTCTCGTGAGAAGGGGTTTCTCTGCCAGGAGTAGCTGCGCCAGGTGTTGCATGTCCTGGAGTAGCATCCCACATCCTTGTGCTCACACCCGGTGTCGCACCAGGAGTTTCTCCTCCTTTACCGTGACCGGGTGTTTCATCCCATCTGATCGCAGCTGGTGTTACCTGATAACAAGCATAAACAAATTAACACAATTAACCCCTTAAGTGATTAGCCCGTGACAATCACATGCAGGCGTAGTTTTAATAccgaaaaatggaataaatgaCTTTCATATATTTTGTACGCCATTTTTTGCTTTTTTAAAATAAAGAGCTATTATTTACTAACAAAATTATCTGATTATTTACATCTGCGTTATCCCAAGAAGTTGGTGTTGCAGTAGCACCGCTTGGCTTTTTAGGAGTTGGAGCATCGTCTGTTTGATCCCAACGACCTCTTTTTTTCGGTGCTGGTTTTGGTTCACCGTTAGCTTTTAGAGTTCCCTCTTTGGCTTTTTCTGCTAGTTTCTTTCTTAACTGAAAACaatttgtataaatatttaagCATCAACCGATAAGTAGATTGAAAGTGTTCAATGTTTGATCATACTTCTGTTTCTTCTCCTTTGAGCAACTGTTCCCGCATAATCTCTGTGTAGGTTCTAGAACCGATGTCTGGAGTCTTGCCACCTGTAATCAAGAATCAGAAGTCACGCAAAGCGCAACTATTAGATAATTGTTCGAAAAAATGCTCAAACTTTCGAAAACTTCTGAACATACCTAGTCATTTAATTGTAATATTTATCATTAAAATGCCCTtagaatattttggtatatataTTCTAAGTAAACTACTGAATTCACTCTCATTTCCACGTTGCGTATATCGTGAAATGAAACGGTAAACATAAGCTCACTGataaatacttcattatttagAGAATTTGTTGCAAAAACACGAAATTCCGATTAATCGTACAACGGGTTCGAGAGAGCTGCAACAGCAGATGGCATATAGCATACGTACGTGAAGGTTTGGTGCCATAGGGAGCATTGTCCTGCTCAAGTCTTCCACATCGAAAAATACTTTAGCCATCTAAAAATCAACTCATTCtcgttattaataatatttgcaCACCAACCATTCAtactatttttcaatatttatgttCTCGCAAAAATAATCTCATGATACAATGAGAGTTTAGAAAATGCCGGTTCCGAATTCAAAGTActtgaacaaaaagaaaaatctaCGATGGAAGAGATGgaatgaaatattaaagaaaCTTAAAAAGCAACGTGAAAGAAAAGTCTCATTGTATCATCCATAGGACATGACTTTAATGCCGTGACAATTCAATCTCGCTTAACCTTCGACATAGTATCCTCGGTAAGCAGATGATTCCAAATGTGCAGACCGTCACTAAGattggaaaaaaatgtatacattaGTATGTATTTGAAAGAATCACATTCATTCTCTTCATTCAAGCCAGTTTTTTCTACTTCACATTGCTTCCACAATCTGAGTACAAAAGAAATCTTAAATCTAATTAACTACTAATAACCGAGGTAATATCTGAAGCAAATTACTTCCGAGCATTAATTGGAAGACAATCaatttcttagaaaaatcaTAGAGCCCGTTCAGAGTCAACAAAGCAATGTAATTACATTTGATTTATTCCTCGGTTATTATTGCTAACAATACTAcagcaatatataatatactaattaattaaatatccaTAGGGACGTGATTTCGATCGATGTAAACAGAAATGTATAAATTGTTTAATCAAACGCTTCTTTAATTAAAAGTAACTTGCATTTGCTGTAGTATTAACATAGTTAATATCTTCGTTTAATATATACACTAGCTTACTTAAGTAACATACAATTTCATGTGAATCAGTGTATAAAGACTTTGATGTTACAAAACATTCAAATAGTTAAAGATGCCAAAGGTATAATGCATGATGTATGAATCGGAATGtactattaataatttcaaataaaatcttcACTTGCTTTTGAATGATTCACGAGAGAGACTAAAGAAAATGTGATTTCACTgaacaaacaaaattaaatgCTATTTATAGGTATCCatgattttcttttcttttctcaacAAACTTTGAATTCTACGATATGAAGATTAAATGAGAAGTAATAATAACGcattatgaaaaattaaaaatacattggCAATGTACTAGTGAATCTTCTATGTAATAATTCACTTTTAATCACATATGCTGTATTATGACCTAACATAGAAAAGCCAACTTAATGTATACTCGATTATTACATGGTTTTCGTTGCTGcatattatttttaagaatGCACATCTTTTTGCATGCGAACAAAATTAAACCTTTTTAAGTGGACTTTTCTTTTTGATACACCATTAGCGTATCTACTATGACTGGTATGAGTTTATTCGCTTATAAACTGAAGTGATATAAGCTTCATTGTGCGTATATTTTGATGCAATATAATCAGTATAGAATCACATACAACGTTCGATACTTTTAATAAAAGTTCGTTTTTTAATACTATGCTTTGTTGTATGCGAATTTATAGTCATATTACTATCGAGGTGCATTACATTGCTCCAAAATGTCAACAAAGATAATGGTATGCAAACACACTTAATATCTAATTACCTGTTTGGCTTTTAGAAGTTGTAACTTATGAGGAAAAAAAATACCAACCTTCTGCGAAGGGATCAACACGTTCTGGAGATATAATCATTCTCCGTCTTTTTTGTCTATATTCATCTTCCCTATCTGCTATGGTGGGTCGTCGTCTGTCTGCGAATGGATCATAATCCTTTTCActctgcaaaataaatattatcaatACTAAGGATCAAGGCCACACTAGTTAGAACACAGTTAACACTAATTtggttaaatataataaagtatGCTTTATCTTAAAATCCTTACCTGTGCAACATCGTTGAGCAGTGCTGCCGGAGCATTGTATCCTGGTCTCTTATTGGTACTAAATGTAGTTGGTTCATAATCTTCATCCTTagtaaacaaaaaataataataatatcataaaGACATCAGTACGACCATATTAATTCTATAATATTTCTATCCAAACAAATatcagaataaaataagattaccTCAATTTCATCATTGGCTGCAATTGATGTAACATAGCCTTCATACTTGTTGTTACTTCCATCATAGATGTCTTGATCATAAAATCCAGTTTTCCCTAGACCTACTTGTTCTTTCTCTGCTGTCGCATTTtgtatttctttcttcttcgattGTATTTCTCTGATTTGTGCTTCGATATCTATAAAGTATCAACGCGTATTAGTTCGAACTGGTAGCGGGGTTAATTGCCATTGATAATCGGTGTTGTAATCGTTAAGCGTGTCAAATATTGCTGAACTCTGAGAAATGTTATACAAGCATTTATCGTCACGAGAAATGATCGGAAGCATCGTGTAAAATATCGGTGTTGAATTAGCGAATACTGTAGTCCATAACAAACAAACCTTCATGAGTTCTGGGAATGGAATCCATCGTGTGGCGTTGTAACCTGACAGTAACAGAGTTGCCAGATGCAGGGGAAAAATGGCCGCTCACGGATAACGTGACGTAGTAGGCAATGATGAGATATTGGACGggttttctcgcgcatgcgcggcgAATTTAGCATCAGTAAAGTAAAAGTTTAGGTAAAATGGGGTACCTTGGTCATTccg is a window encoding:
- the Sf3b1 gene encoding splicing factor 3B subunit 1 isoform X1, whose product is MDSIPRTHEDIEAQIREIQSKKKEIQNATAEKEQVGLGKTGFYDQDIYDGSNNKYEGYVTSIAANDEIEDEDYEPTTFSTNKRPGYNAPAALLNDVAQSEKDYDPFADRRRPTIADREDEYRQKRRRMIISPERVDPFAEGGKTPDIGSRTYTEIMREQLLKGEETELRKKLAEKAKEGTLKANGEPKPAPKKRGRWDQTDDAPTPKKPSGATATPTSWDNADVTPAAIRWDETPGHGKGGETPGATPGVSTRMWDATPGHATPGAATPGRETPSHEKTVSSRRNRWDETPKTERETPGHSSGWAETPRTDRVAGDLIQETPTPSASKRRSRWDETPSNQTPGSMTPQTPATPLTTPHQTSILTPSGVTPTGPKAMGLATPTPGHLMSMTPEQLQAYRWEREIDERNRPLSDDELDALFPPGYKVLQPPAGYIPIRTPARKLTATPTPIAGTPQGFFIQTEDKTAKFVDNQPKGNLPFMKPEDAQYFDKLLVDVDEETLSPEEQKERKIMKLLLKIKNGTPPMRKAALRQITDKAREFGAGPLFNQILPLLMSPTLEDQERHLLVKVIDRILYKLDDLVRPYVHKILVVIEPLLIDEDYYARVEGREIISNLAKAAGLATMISTMRPDIDNIDEYVRNTTARAFAVVASALGIPSLLPFLKAVCRSKKSWQARHTGIKIVQQIAILMGCAILPHLKSLVEIIEHGLVDEQQKVRTITALAIAALAEAATPYGIESFDSVLKPLWKGIRTHRGKGLAAFLKAIGYLIPLMDAEYANYYTREVMLILIREFQSPDEEMKKIVLKVVKQCCGTDGVEAQYIKDEILPHFFKHFWNHRMALDRRNYRQLVDTTVEIANKVGASEIINRVVDDLKDENEQYRKMVMETIEKIMGNLGAADVDSRLEEQLIDGILYAFQEQTTEDVVMLNGFGTIVNTLGKRVKAYLPQICGTILWRLNNKSAKVRQQAADLISRIAVVMKTCQEEKLMGHLGVVLYEYLGEEYPEVLGSILGALKAIVNVIGMTKMTPPIKDLLPRLTPILKNRHEKVQENCIDLVGRIADRGPEYVSAREWMRICFELLELLKAHKKAIRRATVNTFGYIAKAIGPHDVLATLLNNLKVQERQNRVCTTVAIAIVAETCSPFTVLPALMNEYRVPELNVQNGVLKSLSFLFEYIGEMGKDYIYAVSPLLEDALMDRDLVHRQTACAAIKHMALGVYGFGCEDALIHLLNHVWPNVFETSPHLVQAFMDAVDGLRVALGPIKILQYTLQGLFHPARKVRDVYWKIYNSLYIGGQDALVAGYPRIMNDPKNQYIRYELDYVL